The Campylobacter suis genome includes the window CCCCTCACTCAGAAATTTTCTCTTTAACCTCTTTTGTCTTCTTTACCGCTGACTCTTTAACTTCCTTTGTTTTCTTAACCGTCTTATCCTTTAGATCTTTAGCCTTTTCCTTCATATCATCTTTTGCATCTAGGGCTTTATCTTTAAGTTTACTAGCCTTATCGCTAACATTTTTCTTAGCATCATCTAGCTTTTCACCCATCTCCTTACTCTTTTTAACAACCTTATCTTTTACACTATCTGTCTTTATAGTTGTCTTTCCGCTAGTTGATAGGTCTGATTTGATATTTTCAAATGTAGTATCGCCTATGCCTTTTACATTTTTAATATCATCTATACTATTAAATTTATTTGTCTTGCGATACTCTATTATAGCATCAGCCTTACTCTTGCCTATACCATTAATACTCATAAGCTCCTCTTTTGTGGCGGTATTTATATTTACCGCACCAAACAAATAAGTAGCACCAAGTAGGCTTGCTAGTAGTAGTTTTTTAAAGCTCATTATATATCCTTTGTATAAAATTTAATTCATTATATTTTAATACATTAAATAAAGTGTAACTTACCAAAGCCTATAAAGACAGCTAAGCAATATGTCTTATATTCCCTAGATGAGAGTTTACTATAAGTGTGCCTTGCTTTATAGGCATTATTTAATAATACAATCCTATACCTAAAGCATAAATAGCATTTTACCTTTTAAGCTTTGTTTTTATATAGGGGGTATAATAATTTTTGATTTAAGAGCATAAAAAGGGGTAAATCATGCAAATACCTAAAATACAAGCTCATAGCCTTGCTAACACCCAAGATACATTTTTAAAAGCAAGACTCTCTTATAATTCAAGCTTTGTTTACGCAAGTATTTCACAAATGAGTAGTTCTATTAACGCACGTGGAAAAATATATGAAGAACAATACTCTAATGCCTTTAGTAGCAGTGGGCAAATCAGTATTGATGAGCTAAAATCTCAGCTAAAAACAGAATTTTCATATATTGACTTTGTGGATTATGATACGAAAAAGCCTCCACTTGGACGCTCTCAGGTTTATATAGATAGAGAGAATTTAAAGAAAATGGCAAATGATGAAAACTACCGTGCTAAAATTTTTGGCTTAATAAAACGCGAAACCGAATCAGAAGCAAACCAGGGGGCTGGATATAAATTTATGGACTCAAGTAGAGGTGTCGCGCATGTAACTAGCAGGGTTTTAATGAGCATAAGCAAAGATAATGATGGCGAACCACCTTATGTTGGATATGCTGCGGGTTCATTTTCATTTGAGGGTTCATCAAGCTCATCATTTAACCCAAAGCGTGATACATTTAAACAGATACAAAAGCGTATCGAAGAGAAAAAGGAACAACAAAGGCTTGAAGAAAAAAGAGCCGAAGCAAAAAGAATAGAGCAAAAACTTGAGCAAAAGCATATCGAAGAGATGAGAGAGCTTAAAGAACTTGTGAGTATAAATTTTAATCAAACAAGAACTTATAATAACTTTGTTTTTAGTGCTCAGCCTAGTACTAGCAGTGAAGGTTTTTATGTTTAGTTTGATGATTATATATGTCTAGTTATTTTTTATAATTTATAATAAATACAACCCCTAATAGCAATATAGGTTAAAGCAAATACCAATTGTAACTAAAACCAAGGCTATTGTCTTTAATTATATAAACACAACAACCGCAAGACAAGATAAAACTCAGTAAAAAGAAGAGCGGGCAAACATAACATGCTTATATTTTATAAACTTAGACAACAAGGCAAATATGCAAATAAAATAAAGATATAAATTTTGTAATTGTAAAAATTATAAGAGATAA containing:
- a CDS encoding DUF6033 family protein, coding for MQIPKIQAHSLANTQDTFLKARLSYNSSFVYASISQMSSSINARGKIYEEQYSNAFSSSGQISIDELKSQLKTEFSYIDFVDYDTKKPPLGRSQVYIDRENLKKMANDENYRAKIFGLIKRETESEANQGAGYKFMDSSRGVAHVTSRVLMSISKDNDGEPPYVGYAAGSFSFEGSSSSSFNPKRDTFKQIQKRIEEKKEQQRLEEKRAEAKRIEQKLEQKHIEEMRELKELVSINFNQTRTYNNFVFSAQPSTSSEGFYV